In a genomic window of Narcine bancroftii isolate sNarBan1 chromosome 7, sNarBan1.hap1, whole genome shotgun sequence:
- the LOC138738741 gene encoding potassium-transporting ATPase subunit beta-like, protein MATFNEKKTCNQRMEEFKRFVWNPETKEFMGRTPGKWVLISLYYAAFYIVICALFALSLFVLLYTTDPYIPTYQDRLKAPGVTIQPQPKYLDITFNVSDPKSWHYYSNHLHHFLSAYNRSVQEKINHNCTSGNYTFQGGYGPNSKYACQFTRNMLKNCSGLEDPTFGYKTGQPCILIRMNRIINYLPGDGTTPNVTCAVLHAYPENIGQVMFYPENGTFDLSYFPYYGKQPQPTYINPLVAVKFLTLKRNRKFEIQCTINAPRMISDNPYERFEGRVIFTVEIKK, encoded by the exons ATGGCTACCTTTAACGAGAAGAAAACCTGTAACCAGCGGATGGAGGAGTTCAAGAGATTTGTTTGGAATCCAGAAACAAAGGAATTCATGGGGAGAACACCTGGAAAATGGG TACTCATCAGCCTGTATTATGCAGCCTTTTACATCGTAATATGTGCACTGTTTGCTCTGTCCTTGTTTGTGCTGTTATACACGACGGACCCGTATATACCAACTTACCAAGACAGACTCAAAGCACCAG GTGTGACGATACAACCGCAACCAAAATATTTGGATATCACCTTTAATGTCTCAGACCCAAAGAGCTGGCATTATTACTCCAACCACCTCCATCATTTCCTTTCAG CGTATAACAGGTCAGTCCAAGAAAAAATCAACCACAACTGTACCAGCGGCAATTACACCTTCCAAGGAGGGTATGGTCCTAATTCAAAGTATGCCTGCCAATTTACTCGAAACATGCTGAAGAACTGCTCTGGATTGGAAGATCCCACTTTCGGATACAAGACTGGTCAACCCTGCATCTTAATCCGAATGAACAGG ATTATCAATTACTTGCCTGGAGATGGAACTACCCCAAATGTAACCTGTGCTGTTCTG CATGCCTACCCAGAGAATATTGGACAGGTGATGTTTTACCCTGAAAATGGCACCTTTGACCTGTCCTATTTCCCTTACTATGGCAAACAGCCACAG CCAACCTACATCAACCCGCTGGTTGCGGTAAAATTCCTGACTCTGAAGAGGAACAGGAAATTTGAAATCCAGTGTACGATTAACGCGCCGAGAATGATTAGTGACAACCCCTATGAAAGATTTGAAGGACGAGTGATCTTCACAGTGGAAATCAAAAAATGA